One Triplophysa dalaica isolate WHDGS20190420 chromosome 1, ASM1584641v1, whole genome shotgun sequence DNA segment encodes these proteins:
- the irx5a gene encoding iroquois-class homeodomain protein IRX-5a: MAYPQGYLYQPSASLALYSCPAYNTSVISGPRTEELGRSSSGSAFAPYAGSTAFTSASPGYNSHLQYSADAAAAAATFTSYVSSPYDHTTGMAGSIGYHPYAAPLGSYPYGDPAYRKNATRDATATLKAWLNEHRKNPYPTKGEKIMLAIITKMTLTQVSTWFANARRRLKKENKMTWTPRNRSEDEEEDENIDLEKNDDDEPNKPTDKGDSTDTEADHKLIDPGEIPCDRFKDETHSKDLDPLLTDSELKDSEEGTDLLTEQAKPTTSSPSILQRRNDLVTQEKQSEEVHATSTGSSNVTSVIHSPPSAPKPKLWSLAEIATSSDRCKGISEAPQAADLGQSTVIARAASPTRSSPQCPLPSNTVLSRPIYYTSPFYPGYSNYSTFGHIHSSHGTNTGSTAHFNGLSQTVLNRAEALVRESKVRSQTHVDLCKDSPYELKKGMSNI, translated from the exons ATGGCGTACCCTCAGGGCTACTTGTATCAGCCATCCGCCTCTTTAGCACTCTATTCGTGTCCTGCCTACAATACGAGTGTGATATCGGGACCCCGGACAGAGGAACTAGGGAGATCTTCCTCTGGCTCTGCTTTCGCTCCCTATGCCGGATCTACAGCTTTCACCAGCGCCTCGCCAGGCTACAATTCCCATCTCCAGTACAGTGCTGATGCAGCCGCCGCCGCTGCCACTTTCACTTCTTATGTG AGCTCCCCGTATGACCACACGACAGGCATGGCCGGATCTATAGGGTATCACCCATATGCTGCTCCCTTGGGCTCGTACCCGTATGGGGACCCAGCTTATCGGAAGAATGCAACCCGGGACGCCACAGCCACTCTGAAAGCTTGGCTTAACGAGCACCGGAAAAACCCGTACCCCACCAAAGGCGAGAAGATCATGCTGGCCATCATAACTAAAATGACCCTCACCCAAGTGTCCACCTGGTTCGCTAACGCTAGGAGAAGGTTAAAGAAGGAGAACAAGATGACCTGGACCCCACGGAACCGGAGCGAGGACGAGGAGGAAGACGAAAACATTGATCTAGAAAAAAATGACGACGACGAGCCAAACAAGCCCACAGACAAGGGAGACTCCACAGACACAGAGGCAG ATCATAAACTTATCGACCCAGGGGAGATTCCATGCGACAGGTTTAAAGATGAGACACATTCTAAAGATCTTGATCCACTTTTGACAGACTCGGAATTAAAAGACTCAGAGGAAGGGACGGACTTGCTCACTGAGCAGGCAAAACCCACCACCTCTTCGCCTTCCATTCTACAAAGAAGGAATGATCTCGTTACGCAAGAGAAGCAATCAGAAGAGGTCCACGCCACGAGTACGGGGAGCAGCAATGTAACGTCTGTTATTCATTCCCCCCCTTCCGCGCCCAAACCCAAACTCTGGTCACTGGCCGAGATCGCCACGTCTTCGGACAGGTGCAAGGGGATCAGTGAGGCACCACAGGCCGCAGACCTGGGTCAAAGCACAGTCATAGCCAGAGCTGCCTCGCCGACCCGGTCGTCCCCTCAGTGCCCTCTCCCCAGCAACACTGTCCTCTCTCGGCCTATTTACTACACGTCTCCTTTTTACCCAGGCTACTCGAACTATAGCACTTTCGGACATATCCACAGCAGCCACGGCACCAACACTGGCTCTACGGCACATTTTAATGGATTAAGCCAGACTGTTTTAAACAGAGCCGAGGCTCTTGTCAGAGAGAGCAAAGTAAGAAGCCAAACGCACGTAGATCTTTGTAAAGACTCACCTTATGAGCTAAAGAAAGGTATGTCAAACATTTAA